In Dyadobacter subterraneus, a single genomic region encodes these proteins:
- a CDS encoding PAS domain S-box protein, whose protein sequence is MKYLPIPHNENERLKALKNYQILDTYSEKEFDRLTELASVICDTPISLVSLIDEKRQWFKSKKGLDIPETSRDLAFCQYSIMENVIFEIEDATSDERFKDNALVTGNPHIRFYAGVPLVDPKGFALGTLCVLDDKARKLSDQQKNALKLIAEQVMSLIVDQRKRQELKYFERIFQLSNDLICIAGADGYFRQINPAFEQLLGWDEKFLLRTSFFELTHPDDLENTYNQISKLSSGVPGINFTQRFRQKSGEYLYLQWVATPEPSTGNIFAIARNITEEKIQEQKLQISEDNFRSFFENSQGLMCTHDLKGNFITVNAAGAQLLGYSTTEVLTMGLADLIPAKHHYALQYYLKEIKETGKSSGLMTTQHKNGSYLIWSYHNILVHNPYGEDYIVGNSIDVTESQQLAERLQRTQEMLVQTNRTARVGGWEVDIASGKVNWSEVTRQIHEVDPDYEPDLVTAYQFYPDEDSRKMLMKAVELDIAEGKGYDLELELATAKGNSIWVRIIGNAEMENGICKRIYGTFQDIDEKKRAELETAKSRKLLDDVLNAASAVSIVATDVNGLITVFNKGAENLLGYACEEAIGHFTPEIFHTTDELKKRSAELSEQYGMPINGFRALVHKAEKDGFEVRECTYKTKNGELFPVSLAVTMIRDLDNAIIGYLGVATDLSARKKAEQELIAERARLLAFVEHAPAAVAMFDKDIKYLAISRKWLEEYHLTDRDIIGLTHYEVFPNIGDNWKEIHQRALMGAIVTKEEEMWIPPGWDHEQYLKWEVRPWYHFDGSIGGIMMFTQDITETALGRDELKHAKLLAEQGNIAKSEFLANMSHEIRTPLNGIIGFTDLVLKTQLNDTQKQYLGIVNQSGTALLNIINDILDFSKIEAGKLELDIDQCDIFEIASQSADIISFPIQNKGLEMLLNIPADLPRFVWVDEIRLKQVLINLLSNAAKFTESGEIELKIEMLEYKPEDNSQVTCRFSVRDTGIGIREEKQAKIFEAFLQEDGSTTKKYGGTGLGLTISNKLLGMMGSHLQLKSAPGIGSTFFFDLTLKSEPGEPILWEHVDAIKRVLIVDDNDNNRIILEKMLEILKIESSQAKSGLEALDMIVNGEMVFDAVLMDYHMPQLDGLETIRELRITYGLSADQLPIVLLNSSADDAAVLKGCEDLKVNYRLMKPIKLNDIFMSLSRLSQKGKIEEYHLLPGSNEIDTSGLVILIAEDNPVNMFLAKTVIRKIAPNAEIIEAENGLKAVELCKKQLPAIIFMDVQMPEMNGYEATVAIRDLEGENHVPIIALTAGNVKGEKEKCLEAGMDDFVTKPFVEDIIWQMLNKFLGLDAPRNKENKMDPASVSDSNHFDIEKLNSTYMNDKEFIRELLELTKNGLNNNLSDLKQSFAKQDLIAIKASGHKLKGSSSSVYLNHVAELSGILERLTVFDKTFIEKLLTELETEIEYLLPILAEQ, encoded by the coding sequence ATGAAATACCTTCCCATTCCTCATAACGAAAATGAAAGGTTAAAAGCACTGAAAAACTACCAGATTCTGGACACGTATAGTGAAAAAGAATTTGACCGGCTCACCGAGCTTGCTTCTGTAATTTGCGACACTCCGATTTCACTTGTATCTCTGATTGACGAAAAAAGGCAGTGGTTCAAATCAAAAAAAGGACTTGATATACCAGAGACATCCCGAGATCTTGCATTTTGCCAGTATTCGATCATGGAAAATGTAATTTTTGAGATTGAAGATGCCACCAGTGATGAACGTTTTAAGGATAATGCACTCGTAACGGGAAATCCACACATTCGTTTTTACGCAGGTGTCCCATTGGTTGATCCAAAAGGTTTTGCTCTGGGTACGCTTTGCGTTCTTGATGATAAAGCCAGAAAACTTAGCGACCAGCAAAAAAATGCTCTGAAATTAATAGCAGAGCAGGTTATGTCGCTTATCGTAGATCAGCGGAAACGCCAGGAATTAAAATATTTTGAGCGAATTTTTCAGCTGTCCAATGACCTGATATGCATTGCCGGTGCGGATGGCTATTTTCGTCAGATTAATCCTGCCTTTGAACAATTACTTGGTTGGGATGAGAAATTTCTTCTCAGAACTTCCTTTTTCGAACTTACTCATCCGGATGATCTGGAAAACACTTACAACCAGATTTCCAAGCTTTCTTCGGGAGTTCCCGGTATAAATTTCACACAAAGATTCCGTCAGAAAAGCGGAGAATATTTATATCTGCAATGGGTTGCCACACCCGAACCTTCAACCGGAAATATTTTTGCTATTGCACGGAATATTACCGAAGAGAAAATTCAGGAGCAAAAATTACAGATCAGCGAAGATAATTTCCGCTCGTTCTTTGAAAATTCTCAGGGACTGATGTGCACACATGATCTTAAAGGTAACTTTATAACGGTCAATGCAGCCGGTGCTCAGTTGCTGGGTTATTCCACAACGGAGGTTTTGACGATGGGGCTTGCAGACCTGATTCCTGCCAAACATCATTATGCGCTTCAATATTATTTGAAAGAAATAAAAGAAACCGGAAAATCCAGCGGGCTGATGACTACGCAGCATAAAAACGGTTCTTATCTGATATGGAGCTATCATAATATTCTTGTACACAATCCTTACGGAGAGGATTATATCGTTGGCAATTCCATTGATGTGACTGAAAGTCAGCAACTTGCCGAGCGCTTGCAAAGAACTCAGGAAATGCTGGTGCAAACTAACAGGACCGCGCGTGTTGGTGGATGGGAAGTGGATATTGCTTCCGGAAAGGTAAACTGGTCGGAAGTCACCAGGCAAATCCATGAAGTTGATCCTGATTATGAACCAGATTTGGTTACTGCTTATCAGTTTTATCCGGATGAAGACAGCAGAAAAATGCTTATGAAAGCGGTGGAACTGGACATTGCCGAAGGAAAAGGTTACGATCTGGAACTTGAATTAGCCACCGCAAAAGGGAATTCCATCTGGGTTCGAATTATTGGAAATGCTGAAATGGAAAACGGAATTTGTAAAAGAATTTACGGAACGTTTCAGGATATTGACGAGAAAAAAAGGGCTGAACTTGAAACCGCTAAATCCAGAAAATTACTGGACGACGTATTGAACGCCGCTTCCGCCGTCAGCATTGTTGCTACCGACGTCAATGGCTTAATCACAGTATTTAATAAGGGTGCCGAGAATCTTTTGGGTTATGCATGTGAAGAAGCAATTGGACATTTCACTCCGGAAATTTTTCATACGACGGATGAATTAAAAAAGCGGTCGGCAGAATTAAGTGAACAGTATGGCATGCCAATTAATGGTTTCCGGGCGCTGGTTCACAAGGCAGAAAAAGATGGTTTTGAAGTAAGGGAATGTACTTATAAAACAAAAAACGGCGAGCTTTTTCCGGTTTCCTTGGCAGTAACGATGATTCGCGACCTTGATAATGCGATTATCGGATACCTCGGCGTAGCAACCGATTTGTCTGCGCGTAAAAAAGCGGAACAGGAACTTATCGCCGAACGCGCCAGACTTTTGGCCTTTGTGGAGCACGCGCCTGCCGCTGTGGCCATGTTTGACAAAGACATTAAATATCTGGCTATCAGCAGAAAATGGCTTGAAGAATATCATTTGACAGACCGCGATATTATTGGTTTAACACATTACGAGGTTTTCCCCAACATTGGAGACAATTGGAAAGAGATTCATCAAAGGGCATTGATGGGCGCAATTGTGACAAAAGAAGAAGAAATGTGGATACCTCCGGGATGGGATCATGAACAATACCTCAAATGGGAAGTGCGGCCATGGTATCATTTTGACGGTTCGATTGGCGGGATTATGATGTTCACGCAGGACATCACTGAAACTGCGCTTGGAAGAGACGAATTGAAACACGCCAAACTTCTTGCCGAACAAGGGAATATTGCCAAATCTGAATTTCTGGCCAACATGAGTCATGAGATCAGAACGCCGCTCAACGGAATTATCGGTTTTACGGATCTGGTTTTAAAAACCCAGCTGAATGATACACAAAAACAATACTTGGGGATTGTAAACCAATCGGGAACAGCGCTGCTGAACATCATCAACGATATTCTGGACTTTTCAAAAATTGAAGCCGGCAAACTGGAACTGGATATAGATCAGTGTGATATTTTTGAAATTGCCTCGCAATCAGCCGACATTATTTCATTTCCGATCCAGAATAAAGGTCTGGAAATGCTGCTTAACATTCCTGCCGATTTACCCCGTTTCGTGTGGGTTGATGAAATCAGGCTGAAACAGGTTTTGATTAATTTGCTTAGCAACGCCGCCAAATTTACCGAAAGCGGGGAAATTGAGCTAAAAATTGAAATGCTTGAATATAAACCCGAAGATAATAGTCAGGTTACGTGTCGGTTTTCGGTGCGCGATACCGGTATCGGAATCAGGGAAGAAAAACAGGCAAAAATATTTGAAGCATTTTTGCAGGAAGACGGTTCTACAACAAAAAAATATGGCGGCACAGGGCTTGGTTTGACAATTTCCAACAAGCTTTTAGGTATGATGGGAAGTCATCTTCAACTAAAAAGTGCTCCGGGAATTGGCAGTACTTTCTTTTTTGACCTGACCCTGAAATCAGAACCGGGAGAACCTATCCTGTGGGAACATGTCGATGCTATCAAGCGAGTTCTTATTGTAGATGACAATGACAATAATCGCATCATCCTTGAAAAAATGCTTGAAATCCTGAAAATTGAATCTTCTCAGGCAAAAAGCGGCTTGGAAGCGCTGGATATGATTGTAAACGGGGAAATGGTTTTTGACGCTGTCCTGATGGATTATCATATGCCGCAGCTGGATGGACTGGAAACGATCAGAGAACTTCGGATCACCTATGGATTGAGTGCGGACCAACTTCCAATTGTGTTGCTGAACAGCTCTGCGGATGATGCAGCTGTTTTAAAAGGATGTGAAGATTTGAAAGTAAATTACCGTTTGATGAAACCCATCAAACTGAATGATATTTTTATGTCGCTTTCCCGGTTGTCCCAAAAGGGAAAAATTGAAGAATATCATCTTTTACCCGGAAGTAATGAAATTGACACAAGCGGACTTGTCATTCTGATTGCAGAGGATAATCCGGTTAATATGTTTTTGGCAAAAACCGTAATAAGAAAAATTGCACCAAACGCGGAAATTATAGAGGCTGAGAACGGTTTGAAAGCAGTTGAATTATGTAAAAAACAATTACCTGCAATCATTTTCATGGATGTGCAAATGCCCGAAATGAATGGTTACGAAGCAACGGTGGCTATCAGAGATCTTGAAGGCGAAAATCACGTTCCAATCATCGCGCTGACAGCCGGCAATGTAAAAGGTGAAAAGGAAAAGTGCCTTGAAGCCGGTATGGATGATTTTGTGACGAAGCCTTTTGTTGAAGATATAATCTGGCAGATGCTGAATAAATTTTTAGGCCTGGACGCCCCTCGAAATAAAGAGAATAAAATGGATCCCGCCTCGGTATCTGATAGCAATCATTTTGATATTGAAAAACTTAACAGCACTTACATGAATGATAAAGAGTTTATTCGTGAACTGCTGGAACTGACCAAAAACGGACTAAACAATAATTTATCAGATTTAAAACAGTCTTTCGCAAAACAAGATCTGATAGCAATCAAAGCTTCCGGACATAAATTGAAAGGCTCTTCTTCATCTGTTTACCTTAATCATGTTGCCGAGCTTTCGGGAATTTTGGAACGTTTAACTGTTTTTGACAAAACTTTTATTGAAAAATTACTGACAGAACTGGAAACTGAAATTGAATATCTTTTACCCATTCTTGCCGAGCAATAA
- a CDS encoding class I SAM-dependent methyltransferase: MGSKAIQGELWGKQPKDWAEIQEKTGKAGYDYVLNFLDLKSGDKLLDVGCGSGLFSSLASAAGAEVTSIDASEKLIEEAKRRTNSADFLTGEMEELPFDHNTFDFVCGFNSFQYAANVKNALDEAGRVLKKNGKIVVMIWGNKEDCEASTYLKAVGSLLPPSPPGAPGPFALSENNLLENLLEAAGFKIIDNKDIPSVWDYPDKEIALKGLISAGPVARAIQNSGFEKVFETVSKTVDPYVRENGHVVYHNKFRIIIAEK; the protein is encoded by the coding sequence ATGGGTTCAAAAGCAATTCAGGGAGAACTTTGGGGAAAACAGCCAAAAGACTGGGCAGAAATTCAGGAAAAAACCGGTAAGGCAGGTTATGATTATGTATTGAATTTTCTTGATCTGAAATCTGGCGACAAGTTACTCGATGTCGGCTGCGGATCGGGATTATTCAGCAGCCTTGCCAGTGCAGCCGGTGCAGAAGTAACAAGTATTGATGCCAGTGAAAAATTGATTGAGGAAGCAAAACGAAGGACAAATTCGGCAGATTTTTTAACGGGGGAAATGGAAGAACTTCCTTTTGATCACAACACTTTTGATTTTGTCTGTGGTTTTAATTCTTTTCAATATGCTGCAAATGTCAAAAATGCATTGGATGAAGCGGGGAGAGTTTTAAAGAAAAACGGAAAGATCGTGGTTATGATTTGGGGAAACAAGGAAGATTGTGAGGCGTCCACTTACCTGAAAGCAGTAGGAAGTTTGCTGCCGCCGTCTCCGCCCGGAGCACCAGGTCCTTTTGCACTTTCAGAAAATAATTTACTGGAAAACTTACTGGAAGCGGCAGGTTTTAAAATTATTGACAATAAAGATATTCCTTCGGTCTGGGATTATCCGGATAAGGAAATTGCTCTTAAAGGACTGATTTCTGCCGGTCCGGTTGCAAGAGCTATTCAAAATAGCGGTTTTGAAAAAGTATTTGAAACAGTGTCAAAAACTGTTGATCCTTATGTCCGAGAAAACGGACACGTAGTGTATCATAATAAATTCAGGATTATAATAGCTGAAAAATAA
- a CDS encoding outer membrane protein assembly factor produces MRKTLLLKFFRYAVSQFLLIASIFFLANFEIKAAELKVVLTGNTSELKNPDQLFDIIEQYNAANSTDVLWVLNGDIFPENYTDEQINNWKSKANGLLNRFPKLQILLNQGDRDWDDSGKKGWKKVQTLEKSLQKLKHPRFHIFLERGCPGPWTYSLPSLEVVIINSQWWNHPHEKPVPSSDVCTIADTDNFIEEFEGTLDEVTNKNVMILSHFPLQSLGNYGGRFPVSSYLFPPVIGSAKVAFRQNVGTSEDIVNSRFDLFRYKLSHILQDYSSLIFASGHERNESILKIKNNFYINSGSIATADYITKDKKAPLTSSKTGFVEITYAANGAVNYQNYTLTDNKLTKDKTGILMHSACDEPEALVKNTLYQPCKNPVRPSDKMEVSDRGFVKVAAGEEYASGKFKEKWFGKHYRDSWTVPVEVPYLNMDTTKNGLIISGKGGGRQTTSLKLVGGDGREYVFRSVDKDPFRALDFELRGTVVSQVLKDQTTTQQPYGAMAVSGLLDKIGILHATPTLYVLPKDNKLGSFKKDYGNLFGMLEERPTDKIEKGKIFAGADDIEKSFKMFEKLYHDHDKRVDKQEFGRARMFDLWIGDWSKHEDNWKWAGFKDKNGEIFRPVPRDRDHAFSRWDGIIPWIADREWGIPNGENFGDHIVGLKSLMWQARHLDRFVASELTREDWINAAKEIQSAVTEKDIETAVRNMPSEIYEKDGKEIERKLKIRIKDLTRYAQEYYLLLAKEVDAVGSNKAEFFEVIRNINGSVEVTVFDIDKNTRQPIRSKIYYHRIFNNKETKEIRLFGLLEDDVFDIKGETDHSILVRVISGGGNDIVTDHSIVKGGSKKTLIYEKDKDGKLDLGVEGEDVKPASEKLYEYDRNAFAYNTYFPLGLITFNSFTGVALTGGVTFTRQNFSKPDFSARHIFKASVSTKGNYEFSYANQFRELFGKWDGISEAIVSRPLNYNFFFGVGNDTKKDTEKGNNYYRTQYNSVSLAAGITRQFWKLSRIELTAKYERDEGIQRNNSYLSDHPDAFGVEKLNLLFAKGIFNLDFRDRIALPERGFRVQLIQQIGHVSKSDDKVASITEFEMEQYLSTHHKNPLTFGLRLGGGITKGQLPFYKLLSLGQLNDLAGFRRNRFTGESRAFLNTELRYQLTQTRNTFIPLKIGVRGFYDVGRVWADGEPSSGEYWHQGYGGGFYVTPFREQFAFNISAGTSKEESLLLMISIGSFFGR; encoded by the coding sequence TTGAGAAAAACACTACTTCTAAAATTTTTCAGGTATGCCGTTTCACAGTTTTTGTTGATTGCGTCGATCTTTTTCCTTGCCAATTTTGAGATAAAAGCTGCGGAACTGAAAGTTGTACTCACAGGAAATACTTCTGAGCTGAAAAACCCTGACCAGTTATTTGACATTATAGAACAATACAATGCGGCTAATTCAACAGACGTTTTGTGGGTTTTAAACGGTGATATTTTTCCTGAGAATTATACGGATGAACAGATAAATAATTGGAAAAGTAAAGCCAACGGGCTATTAAACCGTTTTCCCAAACTTCAAATTCTGCTCAATCAGGGAGACCGCGATTGGGATGATTCGGGCAAAAAAGGCTGGAAAAAAGTGCAAACACTTGAAAAATCATTGCAAAAATTAAAACACCCCAGATTCCATATTTTTCTGGAACGCGGTTGTCCCGGACCGTGGACATATTCTTTGCCCTCGCTGGAAGTTGTCATTATCAATTCTCAATGGTGGAATCATCCTCATGAAAAACCAGTGCCTTCATCCGACGTTTGTACCATAGCGGATACAGACAATTTTATCGAAGAATTTGAAGGCACACTGGATGAGGTGACAAACAAAAATGTAATGATCCTGTCACATTTTCCCTTGCAGTCGCTAGGGAATTATGGCGGTAGATTTCCGGTTTCTTCCTATTTATTTCCGCCGGTTATTGGTAGTGCAAAAGTTGCATTCAGGCAAAATGTCGGGACAAGTGAGGATATTGTTAATTCCAGATTTGATCTGTTTCGATACAAACTAAGCCACATTCTTCAGGATTATTCTTCACTGATTTTTGCTTCCGGTCATGAAAGAAATGAGTCGATACTGAAAATTAAAAATAACTTTTATATCAATAGCGGTTCAATTGCAACCGCAGATTATATTACCAAAGATAAAAAAGCGCCGCTAACTTCTTCCAAGACGGGTTTTGTAGAAATTACCTATGCTGCAAACGGCGCAGTAAATTATCAGAATTACACACTGACAGATAATAAACTTACCAAAGACAAAACAGGGATACTGATGCACTCGGCTTGTGATGAACCGGAGGCGTTGGTTAAAAATACGCTTTACCAGCCATGCAAAAATCCGGTCAGGCCATCGGATAAAATGGAGGTTAGCGACAGAGGTTTTGTGAAAGTGGCGGCAGGCGAAGAATATGCCAGCGGAAAATTCAAGGAAAAGTGGTTTGGCAAACATTACCGTGATTCATGGACGGTTCCGGTGGAAGTACCTTATCTGAATATGGATACCACCAAAAATGGATTGATAATCAGCGGAAAAGGTGGAGGAAGACAAACGACTTCCCTCAAACTTGTGGGAGGTGACGGCCGTGAATATGTGTTCAGGTCTGTTGATAAAGACCCTTTTCGTGCACTGGATTTTGAGTTGAGAGGGACTGTTGTTTCGCAGGTTTTAAAAGATCAGACAACGACCCAGCAGCCTTATGGCGCTATGGCTGTTTCCGGACTTTTGGATAAAATCGGAATTCTGCATGCCACCCCCACACTTTATGTTTTGCCAAAAGACAACAAACTGGGCTCTTTCAAAAAGGATTACGGAAATCTTTTCGGTATGCTCGAAGAGCGTCCTACGGATAAGATTGAAAAGGGGAAAATATTTGCCGGCGCGGATGATATCGAAAAGAGTTTTAAAATGTTTGAGAAACTGTATCATGACCATGATAAAAGGGTAGACAAACAGGAATTTGGGCGAGCCAGGATGTTTGATCTCTGGATTGGTGATTGGAGCAAACATGAAGACAACTGGAAATGGGCTGGTTTCAAAGATAAAAATGGTGAGATTTTTCGTCCTGTTCCGCGTGACAGAGATCACGCTTTTTCAAGATGGGACGGCATTATTCCCTGGATTGCGGACAGAGAGTGGGGGATTCCGAATGGCGAAAATTTTGGTGATCATATCGTTGGCCTGAAAAGTCTGATGTGGCAAGCCCGGCATCTGGATCGCTTCGTCGCCAGCGAACTGACGAGGGAGGACTGGATTAATGCTGCAAAAGAAATTCAGTCGGCTGTTACTGAGAAGGATATTGAAACTGCTGTCAGGAATATGCCATCAGAAATTTATGAAAAGGACGGAAAGGAAATTGAGCGAAAACTCAAAATCCGTATCAAGGATCTGACCCGCTATGCCCAGGAATATTATCTGTTGCTGGCAAAAGAAGTGGATGCCGTCGGCTCAAATAAAGCAGAATTTTTTGAAGTAATCAGAAACATAAATGGTTCTGTTGAAGTCACTGTTTTTGATATTGATAAGAATACAAGGCAGCCAATCCGGTCAAAAATTTATTATCATCGAATTTTTAATAATAAGGAAACCAAAGAAATCCGGTTATTTGGATTACTGGAAGATGATGTGTTTGATATCAAAGGAGAAACGGATCACTCGATCCTTGTGCGGGTAATCAGCGGAGGCGGGAATGATATTGTTACTGATCACTCGATTGTAAAAGGAGGAAGCAAAAAAACGCTGATTTATGAAAAAGACAAAGATGGAAAACTTGATCTTGGTGTTGAGGGAGAAGATGTAAAACCGGCCAGCGAAAAATTGTATGAATATGATCGTAACGCATTTGCTTACAATACCTATTTTCCACTCGGACTCATCACTTTTAATTCATTTACCGGTGTGGCTCTAACGGGCGGCGTTACGTTTACGAGACAGAATTTCTCAAAACCCGATTTCAGTGCCAGGCATATTTTCAAAGCATCGGTTAGTACCAAGGGAAATTACGAGTTTAGTTATGCCAATCAGTTCAGGGAGCTTTTTGGGAAATGGGACGGGATTTCAGAAGCTATCGTGTCGCGCCCACTCAATTACAACTTTTTCTTTGGTGTAGGAAATGATACGAAAAAAGACACCGAAAAGGGTAATAATTACTACCGGACTCAATACAATTCCGTTTCCCTCGCGGCGGGAATCACACGTCAGTTTTGGAAATTAAGCAGAATCGAGCTCACTGCGAAATATGAACGGGACGAAGGAATCCAGCGAAATAACAGCTATTTGTCCGATCATCCGGATGCATTTGGTGTTGAAAAATTGAACCTCCTTTTTGCAAAGGGGATTTTCAATCTGGATTTCCGGGACCGAATTGCCTTACCGGAACGCGGATTTCGTGTGCAATTAATCCAGCAAATAGGTCATGTTTCCAAATCGGATGACAAAGTTGCTTCGATCACGGAATTTGAAATGGAGCAATATCTTTCAACCCATCACAAAAATCCACTGACCTTTGGTTTGAGACTTGGTGGAGGTATTACCAAAGGTCAGCTGCCGTTCTACAAACTTTTGTCTTTGGGTCAGTTAAATGATCTGGCAGGTTTTAGAAGAAACAGATTTACAGGCGAATCCCGCGCCTTTTTGAACACAGAATTAAGATACCAGCTAACCCAGACCAGAAACACTTTCATTCCATTGAAAATAGGTGTCAGAGGATTTTATGATGTCGGCAGAGTTTGGGCTGATGGTGAGCCTTCCTCTGGTGAATACTGGCATCAGGGCTATGGAGGCGGTTTTTATGTCACGCCTTTCCGGGAACAATTTGCATTTAATATCAGCGCCGGAACCTCCAAAGAAGAATCGCTTTTATTAATGATTTCAATTGGCAGTTTCTTTGGACGATAA
- a CDS encoding PhzF family phenazine biosynthesis protein, translating into MKFGLYQIDAFTEKVFEGNPACVVPLESWLPDEILLKITRENAVAETAFFVITGDRIHLRWFTPEIEMDLCGHATLATAHALKTILNYPKEEIIFDTLSGELVVSTSEEMYFLNFPSRKAQPAELPENIKKSLNIQPKSVLKSRDYVLVYDTESEIRNIKIDRNLFDQENLDPGGVIVTAKGDNCDFVSRFFTPQASILEDPVTGSAHCTLIPYWSELLGKKEMKAEQISERSGKLLCFDNGDRVLIGGKAKTYSEGNFWIE; encoded by the coding sequence ATGAAGTTCGGGTTATATCAAATTGATGCTTTTACAGAAAAGGTTTTTGAAGGAAATCCAGCTTGCGTGGTTCCTCTGGAAAGCTGGCTGCCGGACGAAATACTTTTAAAAATCACCCGGGAAAATGCAGTTGCCGAAACCGCATTTTTTGTGATAACCGGTGACCGGATTCATCTCAGATGGTTTACGCCTGAAATTGAAATGGATCTTTGCGGCCATGCCACCTTAGCCACGGCTCATGCACTTAAAACAATTTTGAACTATCCGAAGGAAGAAATCATCTTCGATACTTTAAGCGGTGAACTGGTGGTAAGTACAAGTGAGGAAATGTATTTCCTGAACTTTCCATCCAGAAAAGCACAACCCGCCGAATTACCTGAAAACATCAAAAAATCGCTAAACATACAACCTAAATCAGTCCTCAAATCAAGAGATTATGTTTTGGTTTACGATACTGAAAGTGAAATAAGAAATATTAAAATTGACAGGAATTTATTCGATCAGGAGAATCTGGATCCGGGTGGTGTTATTGTTACTGCGAAAGGCGATAATTGTGATTTTGTTTCCAGATTCTTCACCCCACAGGCTTCAATTTTGGAAGATCCAGTTACGGGTTCTGCGCATTGTACGCTTATACCGTATTGGAGTGAACTATTGGGTAAAAAAGAAATGAAAGCAGAACAAATTTCTGAAAGATCAGGAAAGCTGCTTTGTTTCGATAACGGGGACCGGGTTTTGATCGGCGGAAAAGCAAAAACTTATTCTGAAGGTAATTTTTGGATTGAGTAA
- a CDS encoding HAD hydrolase-like protein, with product MSIELVVFDMAGTTVKDKNFVGIAFQNAMDNYGYPIAIENINPIMGYEKPVAIKMMLEKHEPEKQKITEALIDSIHTEFVDSMIKFYETSNDIVPLPNVEDTFLKLREAGIKIALDTGFSRNIADVIMGRLGWADKVDFLVASDEVEHGRPFPDMIEKIKAALEIKSSEVIAKVGDTEVDINEGINSGCKYVIGVTTGAFTREELIPYNPTHIIDDISDVINIIMPQTVTTQQD from the coding sequence ATGTCAATTGAGCTTGTTGTGTTTGATATGGCTGGCACCACGGTAAAAGATAAAAATTTCGTGGGCATAGCTTTTCAGAATGCGATGGATAATTACGGCTACCCAATCGCGATTGAAAACATCAATCCGATCATGGGATATGAGAAACCGGTCGCAATTAAAATGATGCTTGAAAAGCATGAACCGGAAAAGCAAAAAATAACCGAAGCGCTCATAGATAGTATTCACACCGAGTTTGTTGACAGTATGATTAAATTCTATGAAACTTCAAATGATATTGTTCCGCTTCCGAATGTAGAAGATACGTTTTTGAAGTTGCGTGAGGCAGGAATTAAAATCGCTCTGGATACTGGTTTTTCAAGAAATATTGCAGACGTTATTATGGGACGTTTGGGCTGGGCCGATAAAGTTGATTTCCTTGTAGCAAGTGATGAAGTGGAACACGGTCGTCCGTTTCCTGATATGATAGAAAAAATTAAGGCGGCCCTGGAAATTAAATCCTCGGAAGTAATAGCCAAAGTAGGCGATACCGAAGTAGATATTAATGAGGGAATCAACAGCGGCTGCAAATATGTGATTGGAGTTACAACCGGAGCTTTTACGCGGGAAGAATTAATTCCATACAACCCTACGCATATCATCGATGATATTTCGGATGTCATCAATATTATTATGCCTCAAACAGTCACGACTCAACAAGATTAG